Proteins encoded within one genomic window of Oncorhynchus keta strain PuntledgeMale-10-30-2019 chromosome 12, Oket_V2, whole genome shotgun sequence:
- the LOC118390981 gene encoding HMG box transcription factor BBX-like isoform X1, whose translation MKGGGRGKEPPVEVEVSGKRPKRKCLQWHPLLSKKALDFSEEEEEEDEEELEKPLLVRESRGPEVACGGPMEVEEDSSEQRARRPMNAFLLFCKRHRSLVRQEHPRLDNRGATKILADWWAVLEPKEKQKYTDMAKEYKDAFMKANPGYKWCPTTNKPVKSPCHTVSNARKKVWSFPSNSPKGCATAKKVPKTDSTPQLNFAMADPTKMGGLSMLLLAGEHALTAREISSSSSKSGATDVTKHPENSSLFQLAELSSSTLQPSLTDTAGKGKPLSRGDQAETWSGTSQQGKSDVPKINVKAPFFQLAEQISSDSSQSTAPEGKQCSQSALFQLAEMCLASEAGKMETQDDTCAPHYKTETVVKEDTGGNITDFPLSSPPSSSTSSSSTPTNVSPPLLSGQAVSVKKKKKKKKQEATAREPPKAVDKDKIPRPGSPKKTLKKRPSSESELESLLYTIEAVAKGAWGDAEEDIPKKKASTAVVTIPREPSSPKKKSKAKRPLKAKEEDEMEEDKEDGSRTELPLTVETAANLASPKTEAEEASIGSTPGSTEKPTAPPSPPHKVEEKQREAEANAEGCGSRKSERSCKGALYKTLVSEGMLTSLRANVDRGKRGSFRSGSDEGGWTDETWAFSQMGPTNPKKLKKSKSKDETAPGLGKLEEEFEKKFNSLPQYSPLTFDKKSTIVTKKKKTDVSTAPEEQPPKPAKGPSSSQKKTLFHKIVSKYKQKKEKPNTVDKDIAMHSDSPMSDSAAKAKQTPVPCATAMLSPEAMGTSASIPVGSQKRKARKSKITHLVRSADGRVSPAEEDKVRDLTPEQDDKPLPRETLCNETGCYSAPKQEEADRSSAPEVLPAFFSLSALAEVAAMENIHRGQRVIGDSQKEMAQTPVLISCADQ comes from the exons ATGAAAGGTGGAGGAAGGGGTAAGGAGCCtcctgtggaggtggaggtgagcgGCAAGCGGCCCAAGCGCAAGTGTCTACAATGGCACCCGCTACTCTCCAAGAAGGCCCTGGACTTctcggaggaggaagaggaggaggacgaagAAGAACTGGAGAAG CCATTGCTGGTCAGGGAGAGCCGGGGGCCGGAGGTGGCATGCGGGGGGCccatggaggtggaggaggactCTTCAGAGCAGCGGGCCCGCCGACCCATGAACGCCTTCCTGCTTTTCTGCAAGCGCCACCGTTCACTGGTGAGGCAGGAGCACCCTCGGCTGGACAACCGTGGTGCCAccaagatcctggctgactggtgggcTGTGCTGGAGCCCAAAGAGAAACAGAAGTACACGGACATGGCCAAGGAG TACAAGGATGCCTTCATGAAGGCTAACCCAGGCTACAAGTGGTGCCCCACCACCAACAAGCCAGTCAAGAGCCCCTGCCACACTGTCAGCAACGCACGCAAAAAAGTGTGGTCTTTCCCTTCCAACTCCCCTAAGGGCTGTGCCACTGCCAAGAAAGTGCCCAAGACTGACAGCACACCACAGCTTAATTTCGCCATGGCAG ATCCCACAAAGATGGGTGGCCTAAGCATGCTACTGTTGGCTGGGGAGCATGCCCTTACTGCCAGAGAG ATTTCATCCAGTTCTTCAAAGTCTGGAGCCACAGATGTCACTAAGCACCCTGAGAACTCCTCCCTATTCCAACTTGCTGAG CTCTCCTCCAGCACGCTTCAGCCCAGTTTAACGGACACAGCTGGCAAGGGGAAGCCCTTGAGTCGGGGGGACCAGGCAGAA ACGTGGTCTGGCACCTCACAGCAGGGAAAATCTGACGTACCCAAGATCAACGTCAAGGCCCCTTTTTTTCAACTGGCAGAG CAGATCTCCTCTGATTCAAGCCAGTCGACTGCACCGGAGGGAAAGCAGTGTAGCCAGTCGGCTCTCTTCCAGCTCGCTGAG ATGTGTTTGGCCTCCGAGGCAGGGAAGATGGAGACACAGGACGATACCTGTGCCCCACACTACAAAACTGAGACGGTGGTCAAGGAGGACACTGGGGGCAACATCACAGattttcctctttcctctcccccatcttcctCCACTTCTTCCTCCTCCACGCCCACCAACGTCAGTCCTCCGCTGCTCAGCGGCCAAGCGGTCAGCgtcaaaaagaagaagaagaagaagaagcaagAAGCTACTGCCAGAGAGCCACCCAAAGCGGTGGACAAAGACAAGATCCCTCGTCCGGGCTCGCCCAAAAAGACCCTCAAAAAGCGACCATCGTCTGAGTCTGAGTTGGAGAGCCTCCTCTACACTATCGAGGCAGTGGCTAAAGGTGCCTGGGGCGACGCCGAGGAGGATATACCCAAGAAGAAGGCTAGCACCGCCGTCGTTACCATTCCAAGAGAGCCCAGCTCACCCAAAAAGAAGTCCAAAGCCAAGAGGCCCCTGAAGGCTAAGGAagaggatgagatggaggagGACAAAGAGGATGGAAGTCGCACAGAGCTGCCATTGACAGTGGAGACTGCAGCGAATCTAGCAAGCCCCAAGACAGAGGCTGAGGAGGCCAGCATCGGCAGCACCCCGGGCAGCACGGAGAAGCCCACTGCCCCTCCCAGCCCCCCGCACAAAGTCGAGGAGAAGCAGAGGGAAGCGGAGGCCAATGCTGAAGGGTGTGGCTCCAGGAAGTCTGAGAGAAGCTGCAAGGGGGCGCTGTACAAGACCCTGGTGTCGGAAGGGATGCTGACCTCACTGAGGGCCAACGTGGACAGAG gCAAAAGAGGCTCTTTTCGAAGTGGATCTGATGAAGGGGGCTGGACTGACGAGACCTGGGCTTTCTCACAGATGGGACCCACTAATCCCAAGAAGCTAAAGAAGTCCAAATCCAAAGACGAGACGGCGCCAGG TTTGGGGAAACTGGAGGAGGAGTTTGAGAAGAAGTTCAACAGCCTGCCGCAGTACAGCCCTCTGACGTTCGACAAGAAAAGCACCATCGTCACCAAGAAGAAAAAAACAGACGTTAGCACCGCACCGGAGGAACAACCCCCAAAACCTGCCAAGG GTCCATCTTCATCTCAGAAAAAGACTTTATTCCACAAGATTGTTAGCAAGTACAAGCAGAAAAAGGAGAAACCCAATACTGTGGACAAAG ACATAGCGATGCATAGTGACTCCCCCATGTCAGACTCGGCTGCCAAGGCCAAGCAGACCCCCGTCCCATGTGCCACCGCCATGCTTTCCCCAGAGGCCATGGGAACTAGCGCTAGCATACCTGTGGGCAGCCAGAAGAGGAAGGCTAGGAAGAGCAAAATAACCCACCTGGTGCGCTCGGCCGACGGCAGGGTGTCCCCAGCAGAGG AGGACAAAGTCAGGGACCTGACCCCGGAGCAGGACGACAAGCCATTACCCCGAGAGACTTTATGCAACGAAACAGGGTGCTACAGTGCACCCAAGCAGGAGGAAGCAGATAGAAGCAGTGCACCCGAAGTCCTGCCCGCCTTCTTTAGCCTGTCTGCCCTTGCCGAGGTGGCAGCCATGGAGAACATTCACAG AGGCCAGCGTGTGATTGGCGACAGCCAGAAGGAAATGGCCCAGACccctgtcctcatctcctgcgCTGACCAATGA
- the LOC118390981 gene encoding HMG box transcription factor BBX-like isoform X2: MKGGGRGKEPPVEVEVSGKRPKRKCLQWHPLLSKKALDFSEEEEEEDEEELEKPLLVRESRGPEVACGGPMEVEEDSSEQRARRPMNAFLLFCKRHRSLVRQEHPRLDNRGATKILADWWAVLEPKEKQKYTDMAKEYKDAFMKANPGYKWCPTTNKPVKSPCHTVSNARKKVWSFPSNSPKGCATAKKVPKTDSTPQLNFAMADPTKMGGLSMLLLAGEHALTAREISSSSSKSGATDVTKHPENSSLFQLAELSSSTLQPSLTDTAGKGKPLSRGDQAETWSGTSQQGKSDVPKINVKAPFFQLAEISSDSSQSTAPEGKQCSQSALFQLAEMCLASEAGKMETQDDTCAPHYKTETVVKEDTGGNITDFPLSSPPSSSTSSSSTPTNVSPPLLSGQAVSVKKKKKKKKQEATAREPPKAVDKDKIPRPGSPKKTLKKRPSSESELESLLYTIEAVAKGAWGDAEEDIPKKKASTAVVTIPREPSSPKKKSKAKRPLKAKEEDEMEEDKEDGSRTELPLTVETAANLASPKTEAEEASIGSTPGSTEKPTAPPSPPHKVEEKQREAEANAEGCGSRKSERSCKGALYKTLVSEGMLTSLRANVDRGKRGSFRSGSDEGGWTDETWAFSQMGPTNPKKLKKSKSKDETAPGLGKLEEEFEKKFNSLPQYSPLTFDKKSTIVTKKKKTDVSTAPEEQPPKPAKGPSSSQKKTLFHKIVSKYKQKKEKPNTVDKDIAMHSDSPMSDSAAKAKQTPVPCATAMLSPEAMGTSASIPVGSQKRKARKSKITHLVRSADGRVSPAEEDKVRDLTPEQDDKPLPRETLCNETGCYSAPKQEEADRSSAPEVLPAFFSLSALAEVAAMENIHRGQRVIGDSQKEMAQTPVLISCADQ; the protein is encoded by the exons ATGAAAGGTGGAGGAAGGGGTAAGGAGCCtcctgtggaggtggaggtgagcgGCAAGCGGCCCAAGCGCAAGTGTCTACAATGGCACCCGCTACTCTCCAAGAAGGCCCTGGACTTctcggaggaggaagaggaggaggacgaagAAGAACTGGAGAAG CCATTGCTGGTCAGGGAGAGCCGGGGGCCGGAGGTGGCATGCGGGGGGCccatggaggtggaggaggactCTTCAGAGCAGCGGGCCCGCCGACCCATGAACGCCTTCCTGCTTTTCTGCAAGCGCCACCGTTCACTGGTGAGGCAGGAGCACCCTCGGCTGGACAACCGTGGTGCCAccaagatcctggctgactggtgggcTGTGCTGGAGCCCAAAGAGAAACAGAAGTACACGGACATGGCCAAGGAG TACAAGGATGCCTTCATGAAGGCTAACCCAGGCTACAAGTGGTGCCCCACCACCAACAAGCCAGTCAAGAGCCCCTGCCACACTGTCAGCAACGCACGCAAAAAAGTGTGGTCTTTCCCTTCCAACTCCCCTAAGGGCTGTGCCACTGCCAAGAAAGTGCCCAAGACTGACAGCACACCACAGCTTAATTTCGCCATGGCAG ATCCCACAAAGATGGGTGGCCTAAGCATGCTACTGTTGGCTGGGGAGCATGCCCTTACTGCCAGAGAG ATTTCATCCAGTTCTTCAAAGTCTGGAGCCACAGATGTCACTAAGCACCCTGAGAACTCCTCCCTATTCCAACTTGCTGAG CTCTCCTCCAGCACGCTTCAGCCCAGTTTAACGGACACAGCTGGCAAGGGGAAGCCCTTGAGTCGGGGGGACCAGGCAGAA ACGTGGTCTGGCACCTCACAGCAGGGAAAATCTGACGTACCCAAGATCAACGTCAAGGCCCCTTTTTTTCAACTGGCAGAG ATCTCCTCTGATTCAAGCCAGTCGACTGCACCGGAGGGAAAGCAGTGTAGCCAGTCGGCTCTCTTCCAGCTCGCTGAG ATGTGTTTGGCCTCCGAGGCAGGGAAGATGGAGACACAGGACGATACCTGTGCCCCACACTACAAAACTGAGACGGTGGTCAAGGAGGACACTGGGGGCAACATCACAGattttcctctttcctctcccccatcttcctCCACTTCTTCCTCCTCCACGCCCACCAACGTCAGTCCTCCGCTGCTCAGCGGCCAAGCGGTCAGCgtcaaaaagaagaagaagaagaagaagcaagAAGCTACTGCCAGAGAGCCACCCAAAGCGGTGGACAAAGACAAGATCCCTCGTCCGGGCTCGCCCAAAAAGACCCTCAAAAAGCGACCATCGTCTGAGTCTGAGTTGGAGAGCCTCCTCTACACTATCGAGGCAGTGGCTAAAGGTGCCTGGGGCGACGCCGAGGAGGATATACCCAAGAAGAAGGCTAGCACCGCCGTCGTTACCATTCCAAGAGAGCCCAGCTCACCCAAAAAGAAGTCCAAAGCCAAGAGGCCCCTGAAGGCTAAGGAagaggatgagatggaggagGACAAAGAGGATGGAAGTCGCACAGAGCTGCCATTGACAGTGGAGACTGCAGCGAATCTAGCAAGCCCCAAGACAGAGGCTGAGGAGGCCAGCATCGGCAGCACCCCGGGCAGCACGGAGAAGCCCACTGCCCCTCCCAGCCCCCCGCACAAAGTCGAGGAGAAGCAGAGGGAAGCGGAGGCCAATGCTGAAGGGTGTGGCTCCAGGAAGTCTGAGAGAAGCTGCAAGGGGGCGCTGTACAAGACCCTGGTGTCGGAAGGGATGCTGACCTCACTGAGGGCCAACGTGGACAGAG gCAAAAGAGGCTCTTTTCGAAGTGGATCTGATGAAGGGGGCTGGACTGACGAGACCTGGGCTTTCTCACAGATGGGACCCACTAATCCCAAGAAGCTAAAGAAGTCCAAATCCAAAGACGAGACGGCGCCAGG TTTGGGGAAACTGGAGGAGGAGTTTGAGAAGAAGTTCAACAGCCTGCCGCAGTACAGCCCTCTGACGTTCGACAAGAAAAGCACCATCGTCACCAAGAAGAAAAAAACAGACGTTAGCACCGCACCGGAGGAACAACCCCCAAAACCTGCCAAGG GTCCATCTTCATCTCAGAAAAAGACTTTATTCCACAAGATTGTTAGCAAGTACAAGCAGAAAAAGGAGAAACCCAATACTGTGGACAAAG ACATAGCGATGCATAGTGACTCCCCCATGTCAGACTCGGCTGCCAAGGCCAAGCAGACCCCCGTCCCATGTGCCACCGCCATGCTTTCCCCAGAGGCCATGGGAACTAGCGCTAGCATACCTGTGGGCAGCCAGAAGAGGAAGGCTAGGAAGAGCAAAATAACCCACCTGGTGCGCTCGGCCGACGGCAGGGTGTCCCCAGCAGAGG AGGACAAAGTCAGGGACCTGACCCCGGAGCAGGACGACAAGCCATTACCCCGAGAGACTTTATGCAACGAAACAGGGTGCTACAGTGCACCCAAGCAGGAGGAAGCAGATAGAAGCAGTGCACCCGAAGTCCTGCCCGCCTTCTTTAGCCTGTCTGCCCTTGCCGAGGTGGCAGCCATGGAGAACATTCACAG AGGCCAGCGTGTGATTGGCGACAGCCAGAAGGAAATGGCCCAGACccctgtcctcatctcctgcgCTGACCAATGA
- the LOC118390981 gene encoding HMG box transcription factor BBX-like isoform X3, whose amino-acid sequence MKGGGRGKEPPVEVEVSGKRPKRKCLQWHPLLSKKALDFSEEEEEEDEEELEKPLLVRESRGPEVACGGPMEVEEDSSEQRARRPMNAFLLFCKRHRSLVRQEHPRLDNRGATKILADWWAVLEPKEKQKYTDMAKEYKDAFMKANPGYKWCPTTNKPVKSPCHTVSNARKKVWSFPSNSPKGCATAKKVPKTDSTPQLNFAMADPTKMGGLSMLLLAGEHALTAREISSSSSKSGATDVTKHPENSSLFQLAELSSSTLQPSLTDTAGKGKPLSRGDQAETWSGTSQQGKSDVPKINVKAPFFQLAEQISSDSSQSTAPEGKQCSQSALFQLAEMCLASEAGKMETQDDTCAPHYKTETVVKEDTGGNITDFPLSSPPSSSTSSSSTPTNVSPPLLSGQAVSVKKKKKKKKQEATAREPPKAVDKDKIPRPGSPKKTLKKRPSSESELESLLYTIEAVAKGAWGDAEEDIPKKKASTAVVTIPREPSSPKKKSKAKRPLKAKEEDEMEEDKEDGSRTELPLTVETAANLASPKTEAEEASIGSTPGSTEKPTAPPSPPHKVEEKQREAEANAEGCGSRKSERSCKGALYKTLVSEGMLTSLRANVDRGKRGSFRSGSDEGGWTDETWAFSQMGPTNPKKLKKSKSKDETAPGLGKLEEEFEKKFNSLPQYSPLTFDKKSTIVTKKKKTDVSTAPEEQPPKPAKGPSSSQKKTLFHKIVSKYKQKKEKPNTVDKDIAMHSDSPMSDSAAKAKQTPVPCATAMLSPEAMGTSASIPVGSQKRKARKSKITHLVRSADGRVSPAEEDKVRDLTPEQDDKPLPRETLCNETGCYSAPKQEEADRSSAPEVLPAFFSLSALAEVAAMENIHR is encoded by the exons ATGAAAGGTGGAGGAAGGGGTAAGGAGCCtcctgtggaggtggaggtgagcgGCAAGCGGCCCAAGCGCAAGTGTCTACAATGGCACCCGCTACTCTCCAAGAAGGCCCTGGACTTctcggaggaggaagaggaggaggacgaagAAGAACTGGAGAAG CCATTGCTGGTCAGGGAGAGCCGGGGGCCGGAGGTGGCATGCGGGGGGCccatggaggtggaggaggactCTTCAGAGCAGCGGGCCCGCCGACCCATGAACGCCTTCCTGCTTTTCTGCAAGCGCCACCGTTCACTGGTGAGGCAGGAGCACCCTCGGCTGGACAACCGTGGTGCCAccaagatcctggctgactggtgggcTGTGCTGGAGCCCAAAGAGAAACAGAAGTACACGGACATGGCCAAGGAG TACAAGGATGCCTTCATGAAGGCTAACCCAGGCTACAAGTGGTGCCCCACCACCAACAAGCCAGTCAAGAGCCCCTGCCACACTGTCAGCAACGCACGCAAAAAAGTGTGGTCTTTCCCTTCCAACTCCCCTAAGGGCTGTGCCACTGCCAAGAAAGTGCCCAAGACTGACAGCACACCACAGCTTAATTTCGCCATGGCAG ATCCCACAAAGATGGGTGGCCTAAGCATGCTACTGTTGGCTGGGGAGCATGCCCTTACTGCCAGAGAG ATTTCATCCAGTTCTTCAAAGTCTGGAGCCACAGATGTCACTAAGCACCCTGAGAACTCCTCCCTATTCCAACTTGCTGAG CTCTCCTCCAGCACGCTTCAGCCCAGTTTAACGGACACAGCTGGCAAGGGGAAGCCCTTGAGTCGGGGGGACCAGGCAGAA ACGTGGTCTGGCACCTCACAGCAGGGAAAATCTGACGTACCCAAGATCAACGTCAAGGCCCCTTTTTTTCAACTGGCAGAG CAGATCTCCTCTGATTCAAGCCAGTCGACTGCACCGGAGGGAAAGCAGTGTAGCCAGTCGGCTCTCTTCCAGCTCGCTGAG ATGTGTTTGGCCTCCGAGGCAGGGAAGATGGAGACACAGGACGATACCTGTGCCCCACACTACAAAACTGAGACGGTGGTCAAGGAGGACACTGGGGGCAACATCACAGattttcctctttcctctcccccatcttcctCCACTTCTTCCTCCTCCACGCCCACCAACGTCAGTCCTCCGCTGCTCAGCGGCCAAGCGGTCAGCgtcaaaaagaagaagaagaagaagaagcaagAAGCTACTGCCAGAGAGCCACCCAAAGCGGTGGACAAAGACAAGATCCCTCGTCCGGGCTCGCCCAAAAAGACCCTCAAAAAGCGACCATCGTCTGAGTCTGAGTTGGAGAGCCTCCTCTACACTATCGAGGCAGTGGCTAAAGGTGCCTGGGGCGACGCCGAGGAGGATATACCCAAGAAGAAGGCTAGCACCGCCGTCGTTACCATTCCAAGAGAGCCCAGCTCACCCAAAAAGAAGTCCAAAGCCAAGAGGCCCCTGAAGGCTAAGGAagaggatgagatggaggagGACAAAGAGGATGGAAGTCGCACAGAGCTGCCATTGACAGTGGAGACTGCAGCGAATCTAGCAAGCCCCAAGACAGAGGCTGAGGAGGCCAGCATCGGCAGCACCCCGGGCAGCACGGAGAAGCCCACTGCCCCTCCCAGCCCCCCGCACAAAGTCGAGGAGAAGCAGAGGGAAGCGGAGGCCAATGCTGAAGGGTGTGGCTCCAGGAAGTCTGAGAGAAGCTGCAAGGGGGCGCTGTACAAGACCCTGGTGTCGGAAGGGATGCTGACCTCACTGAGGGCCAACGTGGACAGAG gCAAAAGAGGCTCTTTTCGAAGTGGATCTGATGAAGGGGGCTGGACTGACGAGACCTGGGCTTTCTCACAGATGGGACCCACTAATCCCAAGAAGCTAAAGAAGTCCAAATCCAAAGACGAGACGGCGCCAGG TTTGGGGAAACTGGAGGAGGAGTTTGAGAAGAAGTTCAACAGCCTGCCGCAGTACAGCCCTCTGACGTTCGACAAGAAAAGCACCATCGTCACCAAGAAGAAAAAAACAGACGTTAGCACCGCACCGGAGGAACAACCCCCAAAACCTGCCAAGG GTCCATCTTCATCTCAGAAAAAGACTTTATTCCACAAGATTGTTAGCAAGTACAAGCAGAAAAAGGAGAAACCCAATACTGTGGACAAAG ACATAGCGATGCATAGTGACTCCCCCATGTCAGACTCGGCTGCCAAGGCCAAGCAGACCCCCGTCCCATGTGCCACCGCCATGCTTTCCCCAGAGGCCATGGGAACTAGCGCTAGCATACCTGTGGGCAGCCAGAAGAGGAAGGCTAGGAAGAGCAAAATAACCCACCTGGTGCGCTCGGCCGACGGCAGGGTGTCCCCAGCAGAGG AGGACAAAGTCAGGGACCTGACCCCGGAGCAGGACGACAAGCCATTACCCCGAGAGACTTTATGCAACGAAACAGGGTGCTACAGTGCACCCAAGCAGGAGGAAGCAGATAGAAGCAGTGCACCCGAAGTCCTGCCCGCCTTCTTTAGCCTGTCTGCCCTTGCCGAGGTGGCAGCCATGGAGAACATTCACAG ATAA
- the LOC118390981 gene encoding HMG box transcription factor BBX-like isoform X4 → MKGGGRGKEPPVEVEVSGKRPKRKCLQWHPLLSKKALDFSEEEEEEDEEELEKPLLVRESRGPEVACGGPMEVEEDSSEQRARRPMNAFLLFCKRHRSLVRQEHPRLDNRGATKILADWWAVLEPKEKQKYTDMAKEYKDAFMKANPGYKWCPTTNKPVKSPCHTVSNARKKVWSFPSNSPKGCATAKKVPKTDSTPQLNFAMADPTKMGGLSMLLLAGEHALTAREISSSSSKSGATDVTKHPENSSLFQLAELSSSTLQPSLTDTAGKGKPLSRGDQAETWSGTSQQGKSDVPKINVKAPFFQLAEQISSDSSQSTAPEGKQCSQSALFQLAEMCLASEAGKMETQDDTCAPHYKTETVVKEDTGGNITDFPLSSPPSSSTSSSSTPTNVSPPLLSGQAVSVKKKKKKKKQEATAREPPKAVDKDKIPRPGSPKKTLKKRPSSESELESLLYTIEAVAKGAWGDAEEDIPKKKASTAVVTIPREPSSPKKKSKAKRPLKAKEEDEMEEDKEDGSRTELPLTVETAANLASPKTEAEEASIGSTPGSTEKPTAPPSPPHKVEEKQREAEANAEGCGSRKSERSCKGALYKTLVSEGMLTSLRANVDRGKRGSFRSGSDEGGWTDETWAFSQMGPTNPKKLKKSKSKDETAPGLGKLEEEFEKKFNSLPQYSPLTFDKKSTIVTKKKKTDVSTAPEEQPPKPAKDIAMHSDSPMSDSAAKAKQTPVPCATAMLSPEAMGTSASIPVGSQKRKARKSKITHLVRSADGRVSPAEEDKVRDLTPEQDDKPLPRETLCNETGCYSAPKQEEADRSSAPEVLPAFFSLSALAEVAAMENIHRGQRVIGDSQKEMAQTPVLISCADQ, encoded by the exons ATGAAAGGTGGAGGAAGGGGTAAGGAGCCtcctgtggaggtggaggtgagcgGCAAGCGGCCCAAGCGCAAGTGTCTACAATGGCACCCGCTACTCTCCAAGAAGGCCCTGGACTTctcggaggaggaagaggaggaggacgaagAAGAACTGGAGAAG CCATTGCTGGTCAGGGAGAGCCGGGGGCCGGAGGTGGCATGCGGGGGGCccatggaggtggaggaggactCTTCAGAGCAGCGGGCCCGCCGACCCATGAACGCCTTCCTGCTTTTCTGCAAGCGCCACCGTTCACTGGTGAGGCAGGAGCACCCTCGGCTGGACAACCGTGGTGCCAccaagatcctggctgactggtgggcTGTGCTGGAGCCCAAAGAGAAACAGAAGTACACGGACATGGCCAAGGAG TACAAGGATGCCTTCATGAAGGCTAACCCAGGCTACAAGTGGTGCCCCACCACCAACAAGCCAGTCAAGAGCCCCTGCCACACTGTCAGCAACGCACGCAAAAAAGTGTGGTCTTTCCCTTCCAACTCCCCTAAGGGCTGTGCCACTGCCAAGAAAGTGCCCAAGACTGACAGCACACCACAGCTTAATTTCGCCATGGCAG ATCCCACAAAGATGGGTGGCCTAAGCATGCTACTGTTGGCTGGGGAGCATGCCCTTACTGCCAGAGAG ATTTCATCCAGTTCTTCAAAGTCTGGAGCCACAGATGTCACTAAGCACCCTGAGAACTCCTCCCTATTCCAACTTGCTGAG CTCTCCTCCAGCACGCTTCAGCCCAGTTTAACGGACACAGCTGGCAAGGGGAAGCCCTTGAGTCGGGGGGACCAGGCAGAA ACGTGGTCTGGCACCTCACAGCAGGGAAAATCTGACGTACCCAAGATCAACGTCAAGGCCCCTTTTTTTCAACTGGCAGAG CAGATCTCCTCTGATTCAAGCCAGTCGACTGCACCGGAGGGAAAGCAGTGTAGCCAGTCGGCTCTCTTCCAGCTCGCTGAG ATGTGTTTGGCCTCCGAGGCAGGGAAGATGGAGACACAGGACGATACCTGTGCCCCACACTACAAAACTGAGACGGTGGTCAAGGAGGACACTGGGGGCAACATCACAGattttcctctttcctctcccccatcttcctCCACTTCTTCCTCCTCCACGCCCACCAACGTCAGTCCTCCGCTGCTCAGCGGCCAAGCGGTCAGCgtcaaaaagaagaagaagaagaagaagcaagAAGCTACTGCCAGAGAGCCACCCAAAGCGGTGGACAAAGACAAGATCCCTCGTCCGGGCTCGCCCAAAAAGACCCTCAAAAAGCGACCATCGTCTGAGTCTGAGTTGGAGAGCCTCCTCTACACTATCGAGGCAGTGGCTAAAGGTGCCTGGGGCGACGCCGAGGAGGATATACCCAAGAAGAAGGCTAGCACCGCCGTCGTTACCATTCCAAGAGAGCCCAGCTCACCCAAAAAGAAGTCCAAAGCCAAGAGGCCCCTGAAGGCTAAGGAagaggatgagatggaggagGACAAAGAGGATGGAAGTCGCACAGAGCTGCCATTGACAGTGGAGACTGCAGCGAATCTAGCAAGCCCCAAGACAGAGGCTGAGGAGGCCAGCATCGGCAGCACCCCGGGCAGCACGGAGAAGCCCACTGCCCCTCCCAGCCCCCCGCACAAAGTCGAGGAGAAGCAGAGGGAAGCGGAGGCCAATGCTGAAGGGTGTGGCTCCAGGAAGTCTGAGAGAAGCTGCAAGGGGGCGCTGTACAAGACCCTGGTGTCGGAAGGGATGCTGACCTCACTGAGGGCCAACGTGGACAGAG gCAAAAGAGGCTCTTTTCGAAGTGGATCTGATGAAGGGGGCTGGACTGACGAGACCTGGGCTTTCTCACAGATGGGACCCACTAATCCCAAGAAGCTAAAGAAGTCCAAATCCAAAGACGAGACGGCGCCAGG TTTGGGGAAACTGGAGGAGGAGTTTGAGAAGAAGTTCAACAGCCTGCCGCAGTACAGCCCTCTGACGTTCGACAAGAAAAGCACCATCGTCACCAAGAAGAAAAAAACAGACGTTAGCACCGCACCGGAGGAACAACCCCCAAAACCTGCCAAGG ACATAGCGATGCATAGTGACTCCCCCATGTCAGACTCGGCTGCCAAGGCCAAGCAGACCCCCGTCCCATGTGCCACCGCCATGCTTTCCCCAGAGGCCATGGGAACTAGCGCTAGCATACCTGTGGGCAGCCAGAAGAGGAAGGCTAGGAAGAGCAAAATAACCCACCTGGTGCGCTCGGCCGACGGCAGGGTGTCCCCAGCAGAGG AGGACAAAGTCAGGGACCTGACCCCGGAGCAGGACGACAAGCCATTACCCCGAGAGACTTTATGCAACGAAACAGGGTGCTACAGTGCACCCAAGCAGGAGGAAGCAGATAGAAGCAGTGCACCCGAAGTCCTGCCCGCCTTCTTTAGCCTGTCTGCCCTTGCCGAGGTGGCAGCCATGGAGAACATTCACAG AGGCCAGCGTGTGATTGGCGACAGCCAGAAGGAAATGGCCCAGACccctgtcctcatctcctgcgCTGACCAATGA